One Fusarium oxysporum f. sp. lycopersici 4287 chromosome 8, whole genome shotgun sequence genomic region harbors:
- a CDS encoding alpha-glucosidase, with the protein MPQRERIPSSWTVEAASKDSNQPSVHLRCNDATLPFEFNFEAVRPNVFRTTFTSATHPLPPRPSVPRAETKLDGAQLKVTSTDKGTKIQIGDVIANVDYAGETPLLSVGFDGQPPILQDLDNRSYAVNGVGVAHYTQYNRKTFHVGLGEKAAPMDLSGRRFQISATDSFGYDAHRTDPLYKNIPLLINATPQGCVAMFSTSHTRGEYSIGSEMDGMWGFYKVYRQDFGGLEEYIITGKTLKEVVQTYADLAGYPLLVPRWAFGYLSGGMKYSMLDDPPAGEALIELAHKMKEHDIPCSAYQMSSGYTVAEQHPKNRHVFTWNRHRFPDPEDWIKEFHKLGMRCIANVKPYLVSSHPEYQKLKDAGGLFLDPHTKEPAVTKLWSAGGGERANGGHIDFTSEAGYNWWYNGIKKLAEEGIDCMWNDNNEYTIPDDEWECALNVNKDVLEVPEGLEKRPQVGLWGRSLHTELNGKASHDALLAVNPDSRPFVLTRSATAGTMRYACSSWSGDNTTSWDSMRGSTALGLNAGLSLMQCYGHDIGGFEGPQPDPELLLRWVQLGIYSPRFAINCFKTGEDNSIGDVIEPWMHPSITHLVRKTIKRRYALIPYIYSLSLESHQTASPPQRWIGWGYESDPEVWKLLDGENQYWLGDSMLVGGVFEAGASKVKFYLPKASDDDEGYLNLNAPYQYLEAGQWVDLDVEWHGAGIPVLGKVGRAVAVGRDVQVLSPGEKENVANLPLDDYRAVEIFPPQKASRDGKWHETTWYEDDGTSVSTKNKISSYTIAYSATESEIKVKFSKDESSGFQAPWKSLVIILPFGDLRTVVSEDKEVVSLGLSAEGKKQFELK; encoded by the coding sequence ATGCCTCAACGTGAACGCATTCCTTCATCGTGGACTGTCGAGGCAGCCAGTAAAGACAGCAACCAGCCGTCTGTCCACTTGCGTTGCAACGATGCCACTCTACCGTTCGAGTTCAACTTTGAAGCCGTCCGTCCCAACGTCTTCAGAACCACCTTCACATCCGCTACCCATCCTCTACCGCCTCGCCCCAGCGTCCCTCGTGCTGAGACGAAGCTGGATGGTGCTCAGCTAAAAGTCACATCAACCGACAAAGGCACCAAGATCCAGATCGGTGATGTGATTGCCAATGTCGACTACGCTGGAGAGACACCTCTTCTCTCTGTAGGCTTCGACGGTCAGCCACCGATCCTTCAGGATCTTGATAACAGATCTTATGCCGTCAATGGCGTCGGTGTCGCTCACTACACTCAGTATAACCGCAAGACGTTCCATGTCGGTCTTGGAGAAAAGGCTGCACCAATGGACCTCTCTGGTCGCCGCTTCCAAATATCAGCAACCGACAGCTTTGGATACGACGCCCACCGAACTGACCCTCTGTACAAGAACATCCCCCTCTTGATCAATGCTACACCTCAAGGCTGCGTAGCCATGTTCTCTACCAGCCATACAAGAGGAGAATACTCCATCGGCTCTGAGATGGATGGTATGTGGGGGTTCTACAAGGTCTATCGTCAGGACTTTGGAGGTTTGGAAGAGTACATTATTACCGGAAAGACACTCAAAGAAGTTGTCCAGACTTATGCGGATCTTGCTGGCTATCCTCTTCTTGTACCCCGCTGGGCTTTCGGATACCTCTCTGGCGGCATGAAATACTCCATGCTTGACGATCCCCCTGCTGGCGAAGCTTTGATCGAGTTGGCACACAAGATGAAGGAGCACGACATTCCTTGTTCAGCTTACCAGATGTCATCCGGATATACCGTGGCTGAGCAGCACCCCAAGAACCGACACGTCTTTACCTGGAACCGTCACCGTTTCCCCGATCCCGAGGACTGGATCAAGGAGTTCCATAAGCTGGGCATGCGTTGTATCGCCAACGTCAAGCCATATCTCGTTTCCAGTCATCCCGAGTaccagaagctcaaggacGCTGGAGGTCTCTTCCTTGATCCTCACACCAAGGAACCAGCTGTCACCAAGCTTTGGAGCGCAGGAGGAGGTGAGAGAGCCAACGGTGGTCATATTGACTTCACTTCCGAGGCCGGCTACAACTGGTGGTATAATGggatcaagaagctcgcaGAAGAGGGTATTGACTGCATGTGGAACGATAACAACGAGTACACGATCCCCGATGACGAATGGGAGTGCGCTCTCAACGTCAACAAGGATGTACTCGAGGTTCCTGAAGGCCTTGAGAAGCGTCCTCAAGTCGGTCTCTGGGGCCGCAGTCTACATACCGAGCTCAACGGCAAGGCTTCTCACGATGCTCTTCTGGCTGTCAACCCAGACTCGCGTCCTTTCGTTCTTACTCGCAGTGCTACAGCCGGTACTATGCGCTACGCCTGTAGCTCTTGGAGTGGTGACAACACTACCAGCTGGGATAGCATGAGAGGCTCGACTGCTCTCGGTCTCAACGCCGGTCTCTCCCTCATGCAATGCTACGGACATGACATTGGCGGCTTCGAGGGTCCTCAGCCCGACcctgagcttcttcttcgatgGGTCCAACTCGGTATCTACTCTCCTCGATTCGCAATCAACTGCTTCAAGACAGGCGAAGACAACTCAATCGGTGATGTCATTGAGCCTTGGATGCATCCATCTATCACCCATCTTGTCCGCAAGACTATCAAGCGTCGCTATGCATTGATTCCTTACATCtactctctgtctcttgAGAGTCACCAGACTGCTTCGCCACCACAAAGATGGATCGGTTGGGGCTACGAGTCTGACCCCGAAGTATGGAAGCTGCTCGATGGAGAGAATCAGTACTGGCTTGGTGACTCCATGCTCGTCGGAGGCGTCTTCGAGGCCGGAGCAAGCAAGGTCAAGTTCTATCTCCCCAAGGCAtcagatgacgatgaggggTACCTGAACCTGAATGCGCCATACCAGTATCTCGAGGCTGGTCAATGGGTTGACCTTGACGTTGAGTGGCATGGTGCTGGTATTCCCGTACTCGGCAAGGTTGGCCGTGCCGTCGCTGTTGGTCGAGATGTCCAGGTTCTCTCTCCCGGCGAGAAGGAGAACGTCGCAAACCTCCCTCTTGATGACTACCGAGCTGTCGAGATCTTCCCTCCTCAGAAGGCATCTCGTGATGGCAAGTGGCATGAGACAACGTGgtatgaagatgatggtaCCTCTGTGTCAACCAAAAACAAGATCTCTTCTTACACCATTGCTTACTCGGCTACGGAGTCtgagatcaaggtcaagTTCTCCAAGGATGAAAGCTCTGGCTTCCAAGCACCCTGGAAGTCGCTGGTTATCATCCTGCCCTTTGGAGACTTGAGAACGGTCGTGAGTGAGGATAAGGAAGTTGTTTCCTTGGGTCTGAGTGCAGAGGGCAAAAAGCAATTTGAGCTAAAGTAG
- a CDS encoding hypothetical protein (At least one base has a quality score < 10): MDIPQSFNVLPVDAAHSVFEDTFALSPSSILPGQTSFRTGGFDWLNFDIGNSPQGFQVDTFYNSYIPEFWFSSTAQQVSESEGLSSSGTGNRVQQRTSSGESSRDSQEEGLPDVEQNTLAWPFDQAHKQSPHRYRLPPLRDILNGYCPTDRPRPVQTTLVKGFIQILSENPLPQLETLRDPHSIQAFCSLQRLVDSYFSRFHDIQAIIHKPTWTMSACPPILLTAMASVGALLSDSQSDYELSVALSEICSTMINWRLFTQSSPTVSWTLDRWLRGIGLLNPRSSITLSQDHEAIRGSEDDHVLTKDWKNWIKMESGRRASWAAFEYDCSLCTLTSRRGIVDLSELPSELPCPESMWNATSARAWFALMSRLGQDDSRPNLSKVLKQALAGRELPSSLGSWAKRLCAQVIGRLLWDLWQIEVVAMPEYLGLGSIVAAHQDTKRSLLKGLNNLVESLSSPSSTSDLTSYNIASLLCHYSHLCAANGVLDLILSIVRGLISTEPRVHDGIKVARNRLKLTFARDPKTARRLCWHAAQIVAIANEYLVSAPCEIMRVFMGYIFIIAYSAYGDHTRSSPMEVTQSVRLDLHDQNLSHRRVVVKWIEVGGPASSGSVPDIGTDGCVPAISTDAQEILKKLQCWGLAHKFTKVFQVLETKGL, encoded by the exons ATGGACATTCCACAGTCCTTCAATGTCTTGCCAGTAGATGCAGCTCATTCGGTGTTTGAAGATACTTTTGCtctttctccctcttccatccttcCAGGGCAGACAAGCTTTCGGACTGGTGGGTTTGACTGGTTGAACTTCGACATTGGCAATAGTCCTCAAGGCTTCCAAGTCgatactttttataatagctatatacCAGAGTTCTGGTTTTCCAGTACAGCCCAGCAAGTCTCCGAGTCAGAAGGGCTTAGTAGCAGTGGCACTGGCAATAGAGTACAACAAAGAACGAGCAGTGGGGAATCGAGCCGGGATTCACAAGAGGAAGGGCTACCAGACGTGGAACAAAACACGCTTGCGTGGCCTTTTGATCAGGCGCATAAGCAATCTCCTCATCGCTATCGGCTCCCTCCACTTCGCGATATTCTCAACGGTTATTGCCCGACAGACAGACCGCGGCCTGTTCAGACAACACTTGTAAAAGGCTTCATCCAAATCCTCTCTGAGAATCCCCTTCCTCAGCTTGAAACCTTACGAGACCCTCATTCTATCCAAGCTTTTTGCAGTCTACAGCGTCTTGTTGACTCCTATTTTTCTCGGTTCCACGACATTCAGGCGATTATCCACAAACCTACTTGGACCATGTCGGCTTGCCCGCCTATTCTTCTTACAGCCATGGCCTCTGTTGGTGCATTGCTCTCTGATAGTCAGTCAGATTACGAGCTCTCAGTAGCACTGAGTGAGATCTGCTCTACAATGATTAACTGGAGGCTGTTTACACAGTCCTCACCTACT GTCTCGTGGACTCTTGATCGGTGGTTACGGGGAATCGGTCTGCTGAATCCCCGCTCTTCGATCACTCTGAGTCAGGATCACGAGGCCATTCGTGGTTCTGAGGACGACCATGTTCTTACAAAAGATTGGAAGAACTGGATCAAGATGGAGTCAGGAAGGAGGGCATCTTGGGCAGCATTCGAGTATGACTGCAGTCTTTGCACTCTCACAAGTCGTCGAGGCATTGTTGACTTGAGCGAGCTGCCATCAGAATTGCCATGTCCTGAGTCCATGTGGAACGCCACCTCGGCACGAGCTTGGTTTGCTCTGATGTCTCGTCTTGGTCAGGATGACTCAAGACCAAATCTATCTAAAGTGCTGAAGCAAGCACTGGCTGGGAGAGAACTACCATCGTCCTTGGGATCTTGGGCTAAGAGGCTCTGTGCGCAGGTAATCGGGCGGTTACTCTGGGACCTCTGGCAAATCGAGGTTGTCGCAATGCCAGAGTACCTCGGCCTTGGATCAATTGTGGCTGCGCACCAAGACACGAAGAGGTCGCTGCTCAAGGGCTTGAATAACTTGGTTGAATCTCTATcttcgccatcatcaacgagCGATCTTACCAGCTACAA TATAGCCAGTCTTCTTTGCCACTATTCGCACTTGTGCGCGGCGAATGGCGTCCTCGACCTCATCCTATCCATCGTGCGGGGCCTCATCTCAACGGAACCTCGAGTACATGACGGAATCAAGGTAGCCCGCAACCGGCTCAAGTTGACATTTGCCAGAGACCCAAAAACAGCAAGAAGACTATGCTGGCACGCAGCCCAAATCGTCGCAATCGCTAATGAGTACCTGGTGTCTGCCCCTTGCGAGATTATGCGAGTCTTTATGGGTtacatcttcatcattgccTACTCTGCTTATGGGGATCATACTAGATCATCACCAATGGAGGTCACCCAAAGTGTCAGGCTGGATCTCCATGATCAGAATCTTTCTCACAGAAGAGTCGTTGTTAAATGGATTGAGGTTGGAGGACCAGCTAGCTCTGGATCTGTTCCAGATATTGGTACTGACGGTTGCGTCCCTGCCATCAGCACCGATGCACAAGAGATATTGAAGAAGCTGCAATGCTGGGGACTGGCTCATAAGTTTACCAAGGTATTTCAGGTATTGGAAACAAAAGGACTGTAG
- a CDS encoding murein transglycosylase encodes MVLVSRLFQGLGLAAFAATVCQGAVLDSRSLDERASSSDRLVFAHFMIGIVGNRQSSADYDDDMKRAKSAGIDAFALNIGTDDYADAQLDYAYESANRNGMKVFISFDFHFWSVGDAVAVGQKVKKYADRPGQLRIDNRVFVSSFAGDNLDANAVRSASGSNIFFVPNFTPWGGSTNGIDGALNWMGWPNDGNNKAPKDGKSVSVADGDKSYTNWLGNKKYMAPISPWFFTHYGPEVDWSKNWVFPSGSLIFDRWNEVIQKGFPMVEILTWNDYGESHYIGPLKNKHTDDGASKWSNDMPHNGWLDLSKPFIAAYKNKDTSVAKYIEKDQIIYWYRRNLKGLNCDATDTTSGRAPPKPNENYFQGRPDGWQSMEDTVYVVSLLKSAGTVIIKSGSNTVTKEVPAGATLIKVDASLGKQTFTLKRGSTNVLADTSLMDITAVCSCGLYNFNAYVGTVAAGFSDPLDSSGLASLTVGLHVTTCQAKPSLGTNPASPTQGNDTPTVTDTGNGKACIEGAVADGQSGNYLGLCKFTCAYNYCPPAQCKCTRYGTALSPPASNGREGCPASGLGDSYKGLCSYTCNHGYCPDTACRYC; translated from the exons ATGGTTCTCGTTTCTCGCCTATTCCaaggccttggccttgcagCCTTCGCTGCTACGGTTTGTCAAGGTGCTGTTCTTGACAGTCGATCGCTTGATGAAAGAGCCTCCTCGAGTGATCGTCTGGTGTTCGCTCACTTCATG ATCGGTATTGTTGGCAACAGACAAAGCTCTGCCGATTATGACGATGATATGAAGCGTGCAAAGTCCGCTGGCATTGACGCCTTTGCCCTCAACATCGGCACCGACGATTACGCGGATGCACAGCTCGATTATGCGTATGAGTCTGCCAACCGTAATGGCATGAAGGTTTTCATCTCATTCGACTTTCATTTCTGGTCGGTTGGCGATGCAGTCGCTGTTGGTCAAAAGGTCAAGAAGTATGCCGACCGCCCAGGTCAGCTACGCATTGACAACAGAGTTTTTGTGTCCAGTTTTGCAGGAGATAACCTCGATGCCAATGCTGTCAGAAGTGCTTCTGGCTCtaatatcttcttcgtccCCAACTTTACTCCTTGGGGAGGTTCTACGAACGGTATTGATGGTGCTCTGAACTGGATGGGCTGGCCAAACGATGGTAATAACAAGGCGCCTAAGGATGGTAAGAGTGTCAGTGTCGCCGATGGTGACAAGAGTTACACGAACTGGCTTGGAAACAAAAAGTACATGGCTC CTATCTCGCCCTGGTTTTTTACTCACTATGGTCCTGAGGTCGACTGGTCCAAG AACTGGGTCTTCCCGAGCGGCTCACTCATCTTCGACCGCTGGAACGAGGTTATTCAAAAGGGTTTCCCCATGGTTGAAATCCTTACCTGGAACGACTATGGCGAGTCTCACTATATCGGACCCCTCAAAAACAAACACACCGACGATGGAGCATCCAAATGGTCCAACGATATGCCTCACAATGGTTGGCTTGACCTCTCTAAGCCCTTTATCGCCGCATATAAGAACAAAGACACCAGCGTGGCCAAGTACATTGAAAAAGACCAAATCATTTACTGGTATCGCCGTAATCTGAAGGGTCTCAACTGCGATGCTACCGATACGACCTCTGGTAGAGCGCCACCTAAGCCCAATGAGAATTATTTCCAGGGTCGCCCAGATGGATGGCAATCAATGGAAGACACTGTCTACGTCGTGAGTCTGCTTAAGTCTGCTGGAACAGTGATCATCAAATCAGGAAGCAACACTGTTACGAAAGAGGTCCCTGCTGGAGCTACTCTTATTAAGGTCGATGCTAGCCTTGGCAAGCAGACATTCACTCTCAAGCGTGGCAGTACCAACGTCTTGGCTGATACCTCTCTTATGGACATCACTGCTGTCTGCTCCTGTGGCTTGTACAACTTTAATGCCTATGTTGGTACCGTTGCCGCCGGCTTTTCTGACCCTCTCGACAGCAGTGGTCTCGCGTCTTTGACTGTTGGTCTGCACGTCACAACCTGCCAAGCTAAGCCTTCTCTCGGAACCAACCCTGCTTCTCCGACACAAGGAAATGACACCCCCACGGTGACTGACACAGGAAACGGAAAGGCTTGTATCGAGGGTGCTGTAGCAGACGGTCAAAGCGGTAACTATCTTGGCCTCTGCAAGTTCACTTGTGCCTATAACTACTGCCCTCCAGCTCAATGCAAGTGTACCAGGTATGGAACAGCTCTATCACCTCCAGCTTCCAATGGCCGTGAGGGTTGCCCTGCTTCCGGTCTTGGGGACAGTTACAAGGGACTGTGCAGTTACACTTGCAACCATGGGTATTGTCCAGATACTGCTTGTAGATACTGTTAA